The genome window CCGCCCGAAGTCCGCGTAGTAGCCCTGGGTCTCGCCGGTCACGGCGGTGTGCAGCGCGTGGTGGAAGTCGTCGCTCCACTGGGCGGCCAGCCCGTGGCCGCCGGCCTGCCGGGGGTCGGTGATCCGGGGCGCGTTCAGGTCGGACTCGGCGACCAGGAACAGCGGCCGGCCCAGCGAGACGGCCAACTCGTCGACGGCGATCGCCAGTTCCTCCAGGAAGTGCACCGCCCGGTCGTCCACCAGGGCGTGCACCGCGTCCAACCGCAGGCCGTCCACCCGGTAGTCGCGCAGCCAGGCGAGCGCGCTCTGCCGGAAGTAGGCGCGCACCTCGTCCGAGCCGGGCGCGTCCAGGTTGACCGCCGCGCCCCACGGGGTGTGGTGCCGCTCGGTGAAGTAGGGGCCGTAGGCCGGGAGGTGGTTGCCGGACGGGCCGAGGTGGTTGTGCACCACGTCGAGGATCACGCCGAGGCCCTTGCGGTGCGCGGCGTCGACGAACCGCTTGAGCCCCTCGGGACCGCCGTACGGCTCGTGCACGGCCCAGGGGGCGACCCCGTCGTAGCCCCAGCCGTGGACGCCGGGGAACGGGCAGACCGGCATCAGCTCCACGAAGTCCACGCCGAGCGCGACCAGGTGGTCCAGGTGCTGCTCGGCGGCGGCGAAGGTGCCGGCCGGGGTGAAGGTGCCGATGTGCAGCTCGTAGACCACGGAGCCGGCCAGCGGCCTGCCGTGCCAAGGGACTTCGGACCAGCGGAAGGCGGCGTGGTCGACCGGCAGGCTCGGTCCGTCCGGACCGTCGGGCTGCCGGGCCGAGCGCGGGTCGGGCAGCGCGGGCCCGCCGTCCAGCCGGAACCCGTAGCGGCCGGCCGGCGCCTCGCCCTGCCACCAGCCGCCCTCGGCGGCGCGCAGCGGGTGCCCGCTGCCGTCCACCTCGACCTCGACCCGCCGCGCCGCGGGGGCCCACACCCGGTACTCCACGTCTCATGCCTCCCGGACCAGCAGGGCGGCGCCGGTCACGGCGCCGGTGAACTCGGTTTCGGACAGCAAGTCGCGCCAGCGACCCGCCAGTTCGCATCGCAGCGGCTCGGCCCGGGTGGCCCGCGCGTAGGGCAGCCGGGGGGCCAGCACCGTCACCTCCGGCCCGCGCCGGAAGGCCACCAGGTGCGGGTCGGCGGCCAGCGCGCGGTACGGGCCCAGCGAGGGGCGCAGGCCCAGTGCGGTGCGGGTCAGGTGCAGCTTGCGCCGGGCGAACTCGCCGGTCGCCGGGGCGCCGAAGTCCACCACCGCGCGGTTGTCCGGGTCGACCAGGGTGTGCAGTGGCAGCTCGGAGCCCTGGTAGAGGTCGGGGACGCCGGGCAGGGTCAGGTGCAGCAGCGCCGCCGAGAGCGAGTTGGACTGCGCGAACGGCTCCAGGAAGGCCATGAACCCGTCGATCCGGTGCACGAGTTCGGGCATCGCCAGGACCCGTCGGGCGTAGTCGGTCACCGCCGCCTCGTAGGCCGGGTCCGGCGCCGTCCACCGGGTCGCCTGCTTCGCCTCGCGCAGCGACTTGAGCAGCACGCCGACCAGCCGCTCGGGCGGGATCGGCCAGGCCGCCACCAGGGTCTGCCAGAGCAGCCACTCGGCGTTGCGGTCGGCCAGCCCGCCGGCCAGCGCCGACCAGGCGGTGCACTCCTCGACCCAGCGCTCCGGCAGCTCGGCCAGCACCGCGAGCCGGGCCCGGGCGTCCGCGCTGCGCTTGGTGTCGTGGGTGGAGAGCGCCGTCATGGTGTGCGGCCAGTGCTGCTCCAGCCAGCAGCACCAGTCGTGGAAGTCGGCCGGCTCGACTCCCGGGTGCGCCGGGTCCCCGCCGACCTCGTTGAGGCTGAGCAGCGGGTGGTAGCGGTAGAAGGCGGTGTCCTCCACCCCCTTGGCGGCCACGGCGGCGGCGGTCTGCGCGAACCGGGCCCGGAACTCGTCCTTCGCCGGGCTGGAGCCGAGGTGACCCTGGGTCAGCAGCTCGACGAACTGGCGCGCGTCGGCCGGTGTCGTGACGGTGCGTTCGGTGGCGTGCCAGTAGGGGCGGTAGACGGTGTAGTGCGCGAGGAGCTCGCGCAGCGCCTCCCGCACCGCCTCGGGTGAGAAGTCGGCCAGCTCGACCTCCGCCGCTCCGATCCGCCCCGCCAGCCGCACCAGCCGGCTGACCTCCGCCGCCAGCTCGCCCGCCACCAGCTCCGCGCGCCCGACCCGCGCCGCCTGCGCCGCCCCGCCCCGCACCCCGGTGTACTCGGCGTACAGCGCCGCCAGCCGCCGGGCCCCCGCCCCGTCGGTGAGCACCCCGTCGACGTACCGCAGCGCGTCGTACCCCGTGGTCCCCGCGCACGCCCAGTCGGCCGGCAGCCGCTCGGTGCCGGTGAGGATCTTCTCCACCACCGTGTAGGCCCCGCCCGAGGCGGCGGCGAGGCGGGCCAGGTAGCCGGCGGGGTCGGCCAGACCG of Kitasatospora viridis contains these proteins:
- the treZ gene encoding malto-oligosyltrehalose trehalohydrolase, which gives rise to MEYRVWAPAARRVEVEVDGSGHPLRAAEGGWWQGEAPAGRYGFRLDGGPALPDPRSARQPDGPDGPSLPVDHAAFRWSEVPWHGRPLAGSVVYELHIGTFTPAGTFAAAEQHLDHLVALGVDFVELMPVCPFPGVHGWGYDGVAPWAVHEPYGGPEGLKRFVDAAHRKGLGVILDVVHNHLGPSGNHLPAYGPYFTERHHTPWGAAVNLDAPGSDEVRAYFRQSALAWLRDYRVDGLRLDAVHALVDDRAVHFLEELAIAVDELAVSLGRPLFLVAESDLNAPRITDPRQAGGHGLAAQWSDDFHHALHTAVTGETQGYYADFGRAPLAALARVLTRGWFHDGTWSAFRGRHHGRPFATAYGHRLLGYAQTHDQIGNRAVGDRLSAGQLALTAALVFCSPFTPMLFMGEEWGASTPWQYFTDHTDPELAEAVRQGRRREFTAHGWAAEQVPDPQARATVLASTLDWAEPRSGEHAELLQWYRQLIRLRKASPELCDPDLRRVRVDFDEAAGWFTLHRGKFAVTVNFGEKEAEVLSGAPVLSWGTVSGTRLGPRSCVITAAGNPPAFP
- the treY gene encoding malto-oligosyltrehalose synthase; translated protein: MTTRAPWPTASYRLQLQPAFTLADAEAAVPYLAGLGVSHLHLSPLLEAAPGSTHGYDTVDHGRISEQLGGERALRSLAAAARAHGLGLIADVVPNHMAVPVPERLNSPLWHVLRDGPGSPYARWFDIDWAAQGGRVLLPLLGDRLGAVLELGELKVDQDTLRYYDHVLPLRPGTAGLPLPELLRRQHYRLAWWRLADQELNYRRFFTINDLIALRVEDPEVFAATHGVLLRLRAEGVLDGFRVDHPDGLADPAGYLARLAAASGGAYTVVEKILTGTERLPADWACAGTTGYDALRYVDGVLTDGAGARRLAALYAEYTGVRGGAAQAARVGRAELVAGELAAEVSRLVRLAGRIGAAEVELADFSPEAVREALRELLAHYTVYRPYWHATERTVTTPADARQFVELLTQGHLGSSPAKDEFRARFAQTAAAVAAKGVEDTAFYRYHPLLSLNEVGGDPAHPGVEPADFHDWCCWLEQHWPHTMTALSTHDTKRSADARARLAVLAELPERWVEECTAWSALAGGLADRNAEWLLWQTLVAAWPIPPERLVGVLLKSLREAKQATRWTAPDPAYEAAVTDYARRVLAMPELVHRIDGFMAFLEPFAQSNSLSAALLHLTLPGVPDLYQGSELPLHTLVDPDNRAVVDFGAPATGEFARRKLHLTRTALGLRPSLGPYRALAADPHLVAFRRGPEVTVLAPRLPYARATRAEPLRCELAGRWRDLLSETEFTGAVTGAALLVREA